A section of the Streptomyces sp. Je 1-369 genome encodes:
- a CDS encoding sialidase family protein, which translates to MPSSFRVRLRSLRTATAALTVATLGALLPAPAAQAVRAAPEPAAPFEQQVLFKADRDPGYACYRIPAVVRTTKGTLLAFAEGRVNDCGDAGDIDLVLKRSHDGGRTWGPLQVINEGDGDTHGNPAPVVDRESGRILLAETYNTGRTDNKNCDIPCDRTPHLQYSDDDGASWSAPRDLSKEILPPQWNSWYATGPVHGIQLTRGRHKGRLVLTANTETWNGSRVTANHAALIVSDDGGDHWKIGATDSYPIPADGTFRQKPSEMTITERPDGAVYVSGREQDGTDLGHRTHTVSRDGGSTYTAPFRAIPDLYTPQVQGSTLQFGKRMLLACPADPDRRRTMQIRSSYDGGRTWDSVDRGTTVTTDWSGYSDLVRADRTHVGLLYEGGAVDARDEIRFARFTEDWLTPRRGPDPTTSDLAPGARPAAVLGGARVTPGRFGGALAFDGTDDAVRLPFSRRLPLGARDFTASLWFRYDGTTGEQPLLWMGGIGTNQPQVWLRGEPANNRVTGLITTRDGASPPRSASVRTTSAYNDGAWHHLALRRGDGRLTLFLDGTQVSAADVPGTVSRNSPFGVHVGQRLDSRAHFTGAIDEVRVYDRALDDAEVGSLRTGDVPVTRDTVVRLPMDRVRGSN; encoded by the coding sequence ATGCCATCGAGTTTCCGCGTACGTCTCAGATCACTCCGCACCGCCACCGCCGCCCTGACCGTCGCCACCCTCGGCGCCCTGCTGCCCGCGCCCGCGGCGCAGGCCGTGCGGGCTGCCCCGGAACCGGCCGCGCCGTTCGAGCAGCAGGTGCTGTTCAAGGCCGACCGGGACCCCGGCTACGCCTGCTACCGCATCCCCGCCGTCGTACGGACCACGAAGGGCACGCTGCTCGCCTTCGCGGAGGGCAGGGTCAACGACTGCGGCGACGCGGGCGACATAGACCTGGTGCTCAAGCGGTCGCACGACGGCGGCCGCACCTGGGGTCCGCTTCAGGTGATCAACGAGGGCGACGGCGACACCCACGGCAATCCGGCGCCCGTCGTCGACCGCGAGAGCGGCCGCATCCTCCTCGCGGAGACGTACAACACGGGACGCACGGACAACAAGAACTGCGACATACCGTGCGACCGGACCCCCCACTTGCAGTACAGCGACGACGACGGCGCCAGCTGGTCCGCGCCGCGCGACCTGAGCAAGGAGATCCTGCCGCCGCAGTGGAACTCCTGGTACGCGACCGGCCCCGTGCACGGCATCCAGCTGACCCGCGGCCGGCACAAGGGACGCCTCGTCCTCACGGCCAACACCGAGACGTGGAACGGCAGCCGGGTCACCGCCAACCACGCCGCGCTGATCGTCAGCGACGACGGCGGCGACCACTGGAAGATCGGCGCGACGGACTCGTACCCGATACCGGCTGACGGTACGTTCCGTCAGAAGCCGTCCGAGATGACCATCACCGAGCGGCCCGACGGCGCGGTCTACGTCAGCGGCCGCGAACAGGACGGCACGGATCTCGGCCACCGCACACACACGGTCAGCCGGGACGGCGGCAGCACGTACACCGCTCCCTTCCGCGCGATCCCCGACCTCTACACACCTCAAGTGCAGGGCTCCACCCTCCAGTTCGGCAAGCGGATGCTGCTCGCCTGCCCGGCCGACCCGGACCGCCGCCGCACGATGCAGATCCGCTCGTCCTACGACGGCGGGCGCACCTGGGACAGCGTCGACCGCGGCACCACGGTGACCACGGACTGGTCCGGCTACTCGGACCTGGTGCGGGCCGACCGCACGCACGTGGGGCTGCTGTACGAGGGCGGCGCCGTCGACGCGCGCGACGAGATCCGCTTCGCCCGCTTCACCGAGGACTGGCTGACGCCACGCCGAGGCCCCGACCCCACCACGAGCGACCTCGCGCCGGGCGCTCGCCCCGCCGCGGTGCTCGGCGGGGCACGCGTGACCCCGGGCCGCTTCGGCGGCGCGCTCGCCTTCGACGGTACGGACGACGCGGTGCGGCTCCCGTTCAGCCGCCGACTCCCGCTGGGCGCACGGGACTTCACTGCCTCCCTCTGGTTCCGCTACGACGGGACGACCGGTGAGCAGCCGCTGCTGTGGATGGGCGGCATCGGCACCAACCAGCCGCAGGTGTGGCTGCGCGGCGAGCCCGCGAACAACCGCGTCACCGGCCTCATCACCACACGGGACGGCGCGTCGCCGCCGAGATCCGCTTCGGTGCGCACGACGAGCGCGTACAACGACGGCGCATGGCACCACCTGGCGCTGCGCCGCGGCGACGGCCGCCTGACGCTGTTCCTCGACGGTACGCAGGTCTCCGCCGCCGACGTGCCGGGCACCGTCAGCCGCAACTCGCCGTTCGGCGTCCACGTGGGGCAACGGCTCGACAGCCGCGCCCACTTCACCGGGGCGATCGACGAAGTGCGCGTGTACGACCGGGCATTGGACGACGCCGAGGTGGGAAGCCTGCGTACGGGTGATGTTCCTGTGACACGGGACACCGTCGTCCGACTCCCCATGGACCGCGTGCGCGGCAGCAACTAA
- the fdhD gene encoding formate dehydrogenase accessory sulfurtransferase FdhD, with the protein MGRVTERRKVIRVRDGHVSERPDTLVAEEPLEIRLNGKPLAITMRTPGDDFALAAGFLVSEGVLGAVDELRSIVYCAGATADGSNTYNVVDVQTAPGVVLPDITLERNVYTTSSCGLCGKASLDAVRTTARFPIADTPPLRIGTELLAGLPDRLRTEQRVFDRTGGLHGAALFSEEGELLDIREDVGRHNAVDKLIGRALRNGELPLSRAILLVSGRASFELAQKAVMAGIPVLAAVSAPSSLAVDLAAETGLTLIGFLRGSSMNVYAGEHRVTLRAEATRG; encoded by the coding sequence ATGGGACGAGTCACGGAGCGACGCAAGGTGATCCGGGTCAGGGACGGGCACGTCTCGGAGCGGCCGGACACCCTCGTCGCCGAGGAACCCCTGGAGATCCGGCTGAACGGCAAGCCGCTCGCCATCACCATGCGCACGCCCGGGGACGACTTCGCGCTGGCGGCCGGTTTCCTGGTGAGTGAGGGCGTGCTCGGCGCGGTGGACGAGCTGCGGTCGATCGTGTATTGCGCGGGTGCGACGGCCGACGGCTCGAACACGTACAACGTCGTCGACGTGCAGACCGCCCCCGGCGTCGTGCTCCCGGACATCACCCTCGAACGCAACGTCTACACCACGTCGTCCTGCGGCCTGTGCGGCAAGGCGAGCCTGGACGCCGTCCGCACGACCGCCCGCTTCCCGATCGCCGACACTCCGCCGCTCCGCATCGGGACCGAACTCCTCGCCGGCCTCCCCGACCGGCTCCGCACCGAGCAGCGGGTCTTCGACAGGACCGGCGGCCTGCACGGGGCGGCGCTCTTCTCCGAAGAGGGCGAGCTGCTCGACATACGGGAGGACGTGGGGCGGCACAACGCCGTCGACAAACTGATCGGACGCGCCCTGCGGAACGGGGAACTCCCGCTGTCGCGCGCGATCCTGCTCGTCTCGGGCCGCGCCTCCTTCGAGCTCGCCCAGAAGGCGGTGATGGCGGGCATTCCGGTGCTCGCGGCGGTCTCCGCGCCGTCCTCGCTCGCCGTCGACCTGGCCGCGGAGACGGGTCTCACGCTGATCGGTTTCCTGCGGGGCTCCTCCATGAACGTGTACGCGGGCGAGCACCGCGTCACCCTGCGCGCCGAGGCCACCCGGGGCTGA
- a CDS encoding beta-ketoacyl-ACP synthase III: MHGSRIAAVGHYQPARILTNEDLAAKVDTSDEWIRSRVGIRTRHIAGPEEPVDELAAHAGGKALAAAGLTPDAIDLVLVATSTAIDRSPNMAARVAARLGVPGPAALDLNVVCAGFTHALATADHTLRAGAATRALVIGADKMSEVTDWTDRTTCVLTGDGAGAVVLEACGPGEEPGVGPVLWGSVPEMGNAVRIEGTPPRFAQEGQSVYRWATTQLPPLARAACERAGLTPADLAGVVLHQANLRIIEPLAERIGAVNAVVARDVVDSGNTSAGSIPMALSKLVERGELRSGDPVLLFGFGGNLSYAGQVVRCP, translated from the coding sequence ATGCACGGCTCGCGCATCGCCGCCGTCGGCCACTACCAGCCCGCCAGAATCCTCACCAATGAGGACCTGGCGGCCAAGGTCGACACGAGCGACGAGTGGATCCGGTCCCGGGTCGGCATCCGCACCCGGCACATCGCGGGCCCGGAGGAGCCGGTCGACGAGCTGGCCGCGCACGCCGGCGGCAAGGCACTCGCCGCCGCGGGCCTCACTCCCGACGCGATCGACCTCGTCCTGGTCGCCACCTCCACCGCCATCGACCGCTCCCCGAACATGGCGGCGCGGGTCGCCGCGCGCCTCGGTGTCCCCGGCCCCGCCGCCCTGGACCTCAACGTCGTGTGCGCGGGCTTCACCCACGCCCTCGCCACCGCCGACCACACCCTGCGGGCCGGCGCCGCGACCCGCGCCCTGGTCATCGGCGCCGACAAGATGTCCGAGGTCACCGACTGGACGGACCGCACCACCTGCGTCCTGACCGGCGACGGTGCTGGCGCGGTCGTCCTGGAGGCGTGCGGCCCCGGCGAGGAGCCCGGTGTCGGCCCCGTGCTCTGGGGCTCGGTGCCGGAGATGGGCAACGCCGTACGCATCGAGGGCACGCCGCCCCGCTTCGCGCAGGAGGGCCAGAGCGTCTACCGCTGGGCGACGACCCAGCTGCCCCCGCTCGCCCGCGCGGCCTGCGAGCGCGCCGGGCTCACCCCCGCCGACCTCGCCGGGGTCGTCCTGCACCAGGCCAACCTCCGCATCATCGAGCCGCTCGCCGAGCGCATCGGCGCGGTCAACGCCGTCGTCGCGCGCGATGTCGTCGACTCCGGCAACACGTCGGCGGGCAGCATCCCGATGGCGCTGTCCAAGCTGGTCGAGCGCGGCGAACTCCGCTCCGGCGACCCGGTGCTGCTGTTCGGCTTCGGCGGCAACCTGTCGTACGCGGGGCAGGTCGTGCGCTGCCCGTGA
- a CDS encoding GntR family transcriptional regulator encodes MPSTGLPPGAVPRLERPGPLRERVYEALLELITTRSLRPGQHLVESELAGHLGVSRQPVREALQRLDTEGWVDLRPAQGAFVHEPTAEEADQLLTVRTLLESEAARLAAANTGLAGITELDDLCTRGEQAVSGGDVDQVVALNAAFHAKVMELAGNAVLAELAGQVDRRVRSYCTPVARQRGKQSWTEHRELIAAIAERDERRATDIMRAHTEHTRRTYHQRDRD; translated from the coding sequence ATGCCGTCCACAGGGCTGCCGCCGGGGGCGGTGCCCAGACTCGAACGGCCCGGACCGCTCAGGGAGCGGGTCTACGAAGCGTTGCTCGAACTGATCACGACCCGCTCGCTGCGGCCCGGCCAGCACCTCGTCGAGAGCGAGCTGGCCGGGCACCTGGGCGTCTCGCGGCAGCCGGTGCGCGAAGCGCTGCAACGGCTCGACACCGAGGGGTGGGTGGACCTGCGGCCCGCCCAGGGTGCGTTCGTGCACGAGCCGACCGCGGAGGAGGCGGACCAACTCCTCACCGTGCGCACCCTCCTGGAGTCCGAGGCCGCCCGCCTCGCCGCCGCGAACACCGGCCTCGCGGGCATCACCGAGCTCGACGACCTCTGCACCCGCGGCGAACAGGCCGTGTCCGGCGGCGATGTCGACCAGGTGGTCGCCCTCAACGCCGCCTTCCACGCCAAGGTGATGGAACTCGCGGGCAACGCGGTCCTCGCCGAGCTCGCCGGGCAGGTCGACCGCAGGGTCCGCTCGTACTGCACACCGGTGGCCAGGCAGCGCGGCAAGCAGTCGTGGACGGAGCACCGCGAACTGATCGCGGCGATCGCCGAGCGCGACGAGCGGCGCGCGACGGACATCATGCGCGCCCACACGGAACACACCAGGCGGACGTACCACCAGCGCGACCGGGACTGA
- a CDS encoding GNAT family N-acetyltransferase, with protein sequence MSTPRRTPRRTPHRIRPVIDEDVPTAVNTLARAFADYPFTRHVVAADDHHQRVRRFQELFLTRIGMVYGRVWVAGAGRAVAVWTTPDRDPGPGFAAIGPLIEELAGDRAPWFAAADRALRPYRPQFPAWFLATVGVDPDEQGKGLGGAVIEPGLEAADRAGFPCFLETSTEQNVTFYERLGFTVTADVPLPDNGPHTWCMLRKPA encoded by the coding sequence TTGAGTACGCCCCGCCGCACGCCCCGCCGCACGCCCCACCGCATACGCCCCGTCATCGACGAAGACGTTCCAACGGCGGTGAACACCCTCGCCAGAGCCTTCGCCGACTATCCCTTCACCCGGCACGTCGTCGCGGCCGACGACCACCACCAGCGGGTACGCCGATTCCAGGAGCTGTTCCTGACGCGCATCGGGATGGTCTACGGACGGGTCTGGGTCGCGGGCGCCGGGCGCGCCGTCGCCGTGTGGACCACGCCGGACCGCGACCCGGGACCCGGCTTCGCCGCGATCGGCCCGCTCATCGAAGAGCTCGCGGGCGACCGCGCACCCTGGTTCGCGGCGGCGGACCGCGCGCTGCGACCGTACCGGCCGCAGTTCCCCGCCTGGTTCCTCGCCACGGTCGGGGTCGACCCGGACGAGCAGGGCAAGGGCCTCGGCGGCGCGGTGATCGAACCCGGCCTCGAAGCCGCCGACCGCGCGGGCTTCCCCTGCTTCCTGGAGACCTCGACCGAGCAGAACGTGACGTTCTACGAACGGCTCGGCTTCACCGTCACGGCGGACGTACCGCTGCCGGACAACGGCCCGCACACGTGGTGCATGCTCAGGAAGCCCGCGTAG
- a CDS encoding ROK family transcriptional regulator, producing the protein MTARPANTHQARLLRLLRDGGPNSRAQLGDQVDLSRSKLAVEVDRLLETGLVVADGLAASRGGRRSHNIRLAPALRFLGVDIGATSVDVAVTNAELEVLGHINQPMDVREGPVAVFEQVLAMAAKLKASGLAEGFDGAGIGVPGPVRFPEGVPVAPPIMPGWDGFPVREALSQDLGCPVMVDNDVNLMAMGEQHAGVARSVADFLCVKIGTGIGCGIVVGGEVYRGTTGSAGDIGHIQSEPDGRPCACGNKGCLEAYFSGAALARDAEEAAREGRSAELATRLDEAGRLSAVDVAAAAAAGDATALDLIREGGNRTGQVIAGLVSFFNPGLVVIGGGVTGLGHTLLAAIRTQVYRQSLPLATGNLPIVLGELGPTAGVIGGARLISDHLFSPA; encoded by the coding sequence ATGACGGCTCGACCCGCCAACACGCACCAGGCACGGCTGCTGCGCCTGTTGCGTGACGGAGGACCCAACTCCCGCGCCCAGCTGGGCGATCAGGTCGACCTGTCGCGGTCCAAACTGGCCGTCGAGGTCGACCGGCTCCTGGAGACCGGACTCGTGGTCGCCGACGGACTCGCCGCCTCGCGCGGCGGCCGCCGCTCCCACAACATCCGCCTGGCCCCCGCCCTCCGCTTCCTCGGCGTGGACATCGGCGCGACCTCGGTCGACGTCGCGGTGACCAACGCCGAGCTGGAGGTCCTCGGCCACATCAACCAGCCCATGGACGTGCGCGAAGGCCCGGTCGCGGTCTTCGAGCAGGTCCTCGCCATGGCCGCCAAGCTCAAGGCCTCCGGGCTCGCGGAAGGGTTCGACGGCGCCGGCATCGGCGTCCCGGGTCCCGTCCGCTTCCCCGAGGGCGTGCCGGTCGCCCCGCCGATCATGCCGGGGTGGGACGGCTTCCCCGTAAGGGAGGCCCTCAGTCAGGATCTGGGCTGCCCCGTCATGGTCGACAACGACGTGAACCTCATGGCGATGGGGGAGCAGCACGCGGGCGTCGCACGCTCCGTGGCCGACTTCCTCTGCGTCAAGATCGGCACCGGCATCGGCTGCGGCATCGTCGTCGGCGGTGAGGTCTACCGCGGTACGACGGGCAGCGCCGGCGACATCGGCCACATCCAGTCCGAACCCGACGGACGCCCCTGCGCCTGCGGCAACAAGGGCTGCCTGGAAGCCTATTTCAGCGGCGCGGCGCTCGCCCGCGACGCCGAGGAGGCGGCCAGGGAGGGGCGTTCGGCGGAGCTCGCCACGCGGCTCGACGAGGCGGGACGGCTCAGCGCCGTCGACGTCGCGGCGGCCGCCGCCGCGGGTGACGCCACCGCGCTCGACCTCATCCGCGAGGGCGGCAACCGCACCGGCCAGGTCATCGCGGGCCTCGTCAGCTTCTTCAACCCCGGACTCGTGGTGATCGGCGGCGGCGTGACCGGCCTCGGCCACACGCTGCTCGCCGCGATCCGTACCCAGGTCTACCGCCAGTCGCTGCCCCTGGCGACCGGCAACCTCCCCATCGTGCTCGGTGAGTTGGGCCCCACCGCCGGAGTCATCGGCGGCGCCCGCCTCATCAGCGACCACCTGTTCTCCCCGGCCTGA
- a CDS encoding sugar ABC transporter ATP-binding protein, giving the protein MAQEPPLLTMSGITKSFPGVRALDGVDLQVQAGEVHCLLGQNGAGKSTLIKVLAGAHQPDGGEITWRGERTTLRSPIAAMRLGIATIYQELDLVEGLSVAENVHLGHEPTAAGFVVRGRAAKASTAALLKRLGHAEIDPGRLVGDLSAAQQQIVSMARALSHEVRLIVMDEPSAALDPDEVDNLFRIVGDLTADGVAVVYISHRLEEIRRIGDRVTVLKDGRAVAGGLPAESTPTRDVVALMTGRNVEYVFPDRPAEPPTAEPVLRVRGLSRHGEFEPFDLDLRPGEIVGLAGLVGSGRSEILETIYGARRPSSGQVVVSGQPLRPGSVRAAVRAGLGLAPEERKAQALLMLESVTRNVSVSSMSRFSRAGWLDRGAEREAARAATRELSLRPDEPSAPVRTLSGGNQQKAVLARWLLRGCRVLLLDEPTRGVDVGARAELYAVIRRLADEGLAVLLVSSEVPEVLGLADRVLVLREGRVVHAAPARELDEHRVLDLVLEGSPAA; this is encoded by the coding sequence ATGGCACAAGAACCACCGCTGCTCACCATGTCCGGCATCACCAAGTCGTTCCCCGGAGTCCGTGCCCTCGACGGCGTCGACCTCCAGGTGCAGGCCGGGGAAGTGCACTGCCTCCTCGGCCAGAACGGCGCCGGGAAGTCCACCCTCATCAAGGTCCTCGCCGGCGCCCACCAGCCCGACGGCGGCGAGATCACCTGGCGCGGCGAGCGCACCACGCTCCGCTCCCCGATCGCCGCCATGCGCCTCGGCATCGCCACCATCTACCAGGAACTCGACCTGGTCGAAGGGCTGTCCGTGGCCGAGAACGTCCACCTCGGGCATGAGCCGACCGCCGCAGGATTCGTCGTACGCGGCCGGGCGGCGAAGGCGTCAACCGCCGCCCTGCTCAAGCGACTTGGGCACGCGGAGATCGATCCGGGGCGGCTCGTCGGTGACCTCTCCGCCGCCCAGCAGCAGATCGTGTCGATGGCTCGCGCGCTCTCGCACGAGGTGCGCCTCATCGTCATGGACGAGCCGTCCGCCGCCCTCGACCCCGACGAGGTCGACAACCTCTTCCGCATCGTCGGCGACCTCACGGCGGACGGCGTCGCCGTCGTCTACATCTCCCACCGCCTGGAGGAGATCCGCCGCATCGGCGACCGCGTCACCGTCCTCAAGGACGGCCGGGCCGTCGCGGGTGGACTCCCCGCGGAATCCACGCCCACCAGGGACGTCGTGGCGCTGATGACCGGCCGCAACGTCGAGTACGTCTTCCCGGACCGGCCCGCCGAACCCCCCACCGCGGAACCGGTGTTGCGGGTCCGCGGCCTCTCCCGGCACGGCGAGTTCGAACCCTTCGACCTCGACCTGCGGCCCGGCGAGATCGTGGGCCTCGCCGGACTCGTCGGGTCGGGACGCTCCGAGATCCTGGAGACGATCTACGGCGCCCGCAGGCCGAGCTCCGGCCAAGTGGTCGTGAGCGGTCAGCCGTTGCGCCCCGGCAGCGTCCGCGCCGCCGTCCGCGCGGGGCTCGGGCTCGCCCCCGAGGAACGCAAGGCGCAGGCCCTCCTCATGCTGGAGTCCGTCACCCGCAACGTATCCGTCTCCTCCATGTCCCGTTTCTCGCGCGCTGGCTGGCTCGACCGGGGCGCGGAACGCGAGGCCGCCCGCGCGGCGACCCGCGAACTCTCGTTGCGGCCCGACGAGCCCTCGGCCCCCGTGCGCACCCTCTCCGGCGGCAACCAGCAGAAGGCCGTCCTGGCCCGCTGGCTGCTGCGCGGCTGCCGTGTCCTGCTGCTCGACGAGCCGACCCGCGGCGTCGACGTCGGCGCCCGCGCCGAGCTGTACGCGGTGATCCGCCGCCTCGCCGACGAAGGCCTCGCCGTACTCCTCGTCTCCAGCGAAGTACCCGAAGTGCTGGGCCTCGCCGACCGTGTCCTCGTACTCCGCGAAGGCCGCGTCGTCCACGCCGCGCCCGCCCGTGAACTCGACGAACACCGCGTACTCGACCTCGTCCTTGAAGGGAGCCCGGCGGCATGA
- a CDS encoding ABC transporter permease, with translation MTQPAPAAEAATHKSTPADGGSPWRTAVARADVRTLSLLGVLAVLIVIGGITQPDSFLDTDNVQLILTQASVIGVVTVGMTFVIISGGIDLSVGAIVALASVWATTVATQEYGFAGILFTAVIVGMGCGLVNGLLIAYGAIVPFIATLAMLAAGRGLALQITDGKTQMVTVDSVLKLGERDSYILGIPPLVLVFAAVTVVGWLLLNRTTFGRRSVAVGGNAEAARLAGIDVRRQRLYLYLLSGLCCGIAAFLLIILSGSGQNTNGNLYELDAIAAVIIGGTLLSGGRGTITGSVLGVLIFTTIQNIFALNNLETATQQIAKGAIIVAAVLVQRRSATTT, from the coding sequence ATGACCCAGCCAGCCCCGGCGGCCGAGGCCGCCACCCACAAGAGCACCCCCGCAGACGGCGGCAGCCCGTGGCGCACCGCCGTGGCCCGCGCCGACGTGCGGACGCTCTCCCTGCTCGGCGTGCTCGCCGTGCTGATCGTGATCGGCGGCATCACCCAGCCCGACTCGTTCCTCGACACCGACAACGTCCAGCTGATCCTCACCCAGGCCTCCGTCATCGGCGTGGTCACCGTCGGCATGACCTTCGTGATCATCTCCGGCGGCATCGACCTGTCGGTCGGCGCGATCGTCGCGCTCGCCTCGGTGTGGGCGACGACGGTGGCCACCCAGGAGTACGGCTTCGCGGGCATCCTCTTCACCGCCGTCATCGTCGGCATGGGGTGCGGCCTGGTGAACGGCCTGCTCATCGCGTACGGCGCGATCGTGCCGTTCATCGCCACCCTCGCCATGCTGGCGGCGGGCCGCGGCCTCGCTCTGCAGATCACCGACGGCAAGACGCAGATGGTCACCGTCGACTCGGTGTTGAAGCTCGGCGAGCGCGACTCGTACATCCTCGGCATCCCGCCCCTGGTCCTGGTCTTCGCCGCCGTCACCGTCGTCGGCTGGCTGCTCCTGAACCGCACCACCTTCGGCCGCCGCTCCGTCGCCGTCGGCGGCAACGCGGAAGCCGCCCGCCTGGCCGGCATCGACGTCCGCAGGCAGCGGCTCTACCTGTACCTGCTCTCCGGCCTGTGCTGCGGCATCGCGGCCTTCCTGCTGATCATCCTCTCCGGCTCCGGCCAGAACACCAACGGCAACCTGTACGAACTCGACGCGATCGCCGCGGTGATCATCGGCGGCACCCTGCTCAGCGGCGGCCGCGGCACCATCACGGGCTCCGTACTCGGCGTACTGATCTTCACCACGATCCAGAACATCTTCGCGCTCAACAACCTGGAGACCGCGACCCAGCAGATCGCCAAGGGCGCGATCATCGTCGCCGCGGTGCTCGTCCAACGGCGCTCGGCCACCACCACTTGA
- a CDS encoding substrate-binding domain-containing protein: MPSHTSRRGLLFGAAALSTGALITGCTSNESKDDDSDDKSQQVADDKPGKKVTIGFAGPQADHGWLNAINDNAKKRAEKYSDVTLEATEGSNDTAAQIGQVETLINKKVDVLVVLPADGKALTQVGLKAMKAGIPVVNLDRVFASPQAYRCWIGGDNYGMGLSAGHYIGEKLKDTKNARVVELAGLDNLELTKQRSKGFDDALKNYPNIKKVARQAADFTVESGQSKMSQLLQAQKNFDALWNHDDDQGVGALRAIKQAGRDDFLMVGGAGALSAMQAIEADDSVLKATVLYPPTMAASAIDLARALGQGKGINGMAEFEIPSFVTCYSAVVDKENVGQYMSTGFK; this comes from the coding sequence ATGCCATCCCACACGAGCCGCAGAGGACTCCTCTTCGGAGCCGCCGCGCTGTCCACCGGCGCCCTCATCACGGGCTGCACCAGCAACGAGTCCAAGGACGACGACTCCGACGACAAGTCGCAGCAGGTCGCCGACGACAAGCCGGGCAAGAAGGTCACCATCGGCTTCGCGGGCCCCCAGGCCGACCACGGCTGGCTCAACGCCATCAACGACAACGCCAAGAAGCGCGCCGAGAAGTACTCGGACGTCACCCTGGAGGCCACCGAGGGCTCCAACGACACCGCCGCGCAGATCGGCCAGGTCGAGACGCTGATCAACAAGAAGGTCGACGTCCTCGTCGTCCTGCCCGCCGACGGCAAGGCGCTCACCCAGGTCGGTCTGAAGGCCATGAAAGCGGGCATTCCCGTCGTCAACCTCGACCGCGTCTTCGCGTCCCCGCAGGCCTACCGCTGCTGGATCGGCGGAGACAACTACGGCATGGGCCTGAGCGCCGGGCACTACATCGGCGAGAAGCTCAAGGACACGAAGAACGCCCGCGTCGTGGAGCTGGCGGGACTCGACAACCTGGAACTCACCAAGCAGCGCTCCAAGGGCTTCGACGACGCCCTGAAGAACTACCCGAACATCAAGAAGGTCGCCCGTCAGGCAGCCGACTTCACCGTCGAGTCCGGACAGTCGAAGATGTCCCAGCTCCTGCAGGCGCAGAAGAACTTCGACGCCCTGTGGAACCACGACGACGACCAGGGCGTGGGGGCCCTGCGCGCCATCAAGCAGGCGGGCCGCGACGACTTCCTGATGGTCGGCGGCGCGGGCGCGCTCTCCGCGATGCAGGCGATCGAGGCGGACGACAGCGTCCTGAAGGCCACCGTCCTCTACCCGCCGACCATGGCCGCCTCCGCGATCGACCTCGCGCGCGCCCTCGGCCAGGGCAAGGGCATCAACGGCATGGCGGAGTTCGAGATCCCCTCCTTCGTCACCTGCTACTCGGCCGTGGTCGACAAGGAGAACGTCGGCCAGTACATGTCCACCGGTTTCAAGTGA